The following proteins come from a genomic window of Halorubrum lacusprofundi ATCC 49239:
- a CDS encoding transposase, with protein MYETACTKHLGFGEQSSAVAQHRVGFTPAVNGGILSLNQDSDRWVLHVAANYEVEPDHSCSCESDEVTPVGFDVGESKLLVGCAFRDNTPIDPLFVDGGRVRHLRQRQESAEDRLKQRYASNLLDNLVWGRWQDAIEDEIEKASAQAVEYASQFENPVIVLEYLDGITDEDIGKYWNRRLGKWLFSRLQSRIEEKATERGIPVEYVSPHYTSKTCHACQHLGYRPHQGTFKCTNEACWVSEYQADLNAAANIANRLNPWGESLPWKSAGDDSLRSGGQWQAHEDTSPSEGLPSEKRASDDKVSSSSPTVGAGAKPETGDAHTS; from the coding sequence GTGTACGAGACGGCGTGTACTAAGCATTTGGGTTTCGGTGAGCAATCGTCGGCGGTTGCTCAGCACCGTGTCGGATTCACGCCCGCCGTGAACGGCGGGATTCTCTCCTTGAATCAAGATAGCGACCGGTGGGTGTTGCACGTCGCTGCGAACTACGAAGTCGAGCCAGACCACTCGTGTTCGTGTGAGAGTGACGAGGTGACTCCGGTAGGGTTCGACGTTGGTGAATCCAAACTCTTGGTGGGCTGTGCCTTCCGAGACAACACACCCATTGACCCGTTGTTCGTGGATGGTGGTCGCGTCCGACACCTCCGACAGAGGCAAGAAAGTGCCGAAGACCGCTTGAAACAACGCTACGCGTCGAACCTCTTAGACAACCTCGTGTGGGGTCGGTGGCAAGACGCCATCGAAGACGAAATCGAGAAAGCCTCTGCGCAGGCCGTTGAGTACGCGTCCCAGTTCGAGAACCCGGTCATCGTCCTTGAATACCTCGACGGTATCACTGACGAGGACATCGGAAAGTATTGGAATCGACGCCTCGGCAAATGGCTGTTCTCTCGATTGCAGTCGCGTATTGAGGAGAAGGCAACGGAGCGCGGTATTCCTGTGGAGTACGTGTCTCCGCATTACACGTCGAAGACGTGTCACGCGTGTCAGCACCTCGGATACAGGCCGCATCAAGGGACGTTCAAGTGTACGAATGAGGCGTGCTGGGTGTCGGAGTACCAAGCAGATTTGAATGCAGCGGCGAACATAGCCAATCGGCTAAATCCGTGGGGAGAGAGCCTGCCTTGGAAATCGGCAGGCGATGACTCGCTTCGGAGCGGGGGCCAGTGGCAGGCCCACGAAGACACGTCACCGAGTGAGGGACTCCCGTCTGAGAAGCGGGCTTCCGATGACAAGGTTTCGTCTAGCTCACCAACGGTGGGAGCGGGGGCGAAGCCCGAGACCGGTGACGCGCACACGTCTTGA
- a CDS encoding VirB4 family type IV secretion system protein: MDNQILQSGSEAVGQLVEWLSNPIAAEGAALYVGIAVVLGVGGTRLWDWYSEDDDEEVAFSDLLDEETLKDGKAERQLLDDIAESHKTITAPAAIEWDTRAARVGEQWTTTLYITEYPDYPNDGYLSDLFELTDIQFDLTAHLTPKNQERARNELQEIADDLQVDADLEQSVRSTYLQERANEAAATYKAVENGARVFDQGLYVTVRADEKDDLRDAVQTVTSALRDDPANLTPKTAICRQDLALQSAAPIGKNVFGRTSIALGGAVGAMLSSPHNATILEEGGVEFGIHKDTQSPVVIDPFARENGYAMFTVGDTGSGKSFSSKQNFIRSIEQSKDRIGIILEPLNNWAGVAEALGAKRITVGGTLGLNPLEIRETPEHVQRAMGEDASPFNEKLDDAMSFLTNFFALRGISLGDRRTTLELGLKRAYKRQGITDDIATHSNPSPTIRDMLDVFEDMIDDPEAFIVRSDEETEKITEDATWLLDQLRPFEGGGRHANLGQASDFDIHDEKVIYLDLAQQEGSVDSSTALTMQLLISLVYERAKISDTEVVFYIDEARYIMQDAASLAFLETVFRHHRHHDLSIRLVTQTVDEFFEHAESEAILDQCAVKQFHRLDGMDEAWAAEFGLNYAQMRFVQDAVPGNEDAGFAEALIGVDGEWRGIQVTAMPNEKRVIDFDPATQELASLPGAGDTIESERAAFHTAPTHRAPNK; encoded by the coding sequence ATGGATAACCAAATCCTCCAGTCGGGTAGCGAGGCTGTCGGCCAGTTAGTGGAGTGGCTGTCGAATCCGATCGCAGCTGAAGGCGCCGCCCTCTACGTCGGCATCGCGGTTGTTCTCGGCGTCGGTGGGACACGGCTCTGGGACTGGTACTCCGAAGATGACGACGAGGAAGTCGCATTCTCAGATCTCCTCGACGAGGAGACACTCAAAGACGGCAAGGCCGAACGGCAACTGCTCGACGACATCGCCGAATCACACAAGACGATCACCGCACCGGCCGCCATCGAATGGGACACACGAGCCGCACGCGTCGGCGAGCAGTGGACGACGACGCTGTACATCACTGAGTACCCGGACTACCCGAACGACGGGTATCTGAGCGACCTTTTCGAGCTGACCGATATCCAGTTCGACCTGACGGCGCATCTCACCCCAAAAAATCAGGAGCGGGCGCGGAACGAACTGCAAGAGATCGCTGATGATCTCCAGGTGGATGCTGATCTCGAACAGAGCGTTCGGAGTACCTACCTGCAAGAGCGCGCCAACGAAGCCGCCGCGACCTACAAAGCCGTCGAGAACGGCGCGCGTGTCTTCGATCAAGGGCTGTACGTGACGGTGCGGGCCGACGAGAAAGACGACCTCCGAGATGCCGTCCAGACAGTCACCAGTGCGCTCCGTGATGATCCAGCGAACCTCACGCCGAAGACGGCGATCTGCCGGCAAGACCTCGCCCTCCAGTCTGCCGCACCCATCGGCAAGAACGTGTTCGGACGCACATCGATCGCGCTCGGGGGCGCCGTCGGCGCGATGCTTTCCTCACCACACAACGCGACGATTCTCGAAGAGGGTGGCGTCGAATTCGGAATTCACAAAGATACCCAGAGTCCGGTCGTCATCGATCCGTTCGCCCGGGAGAACGGCTATGCGATGTTCACGGTCGGGGACACGGGCTCAGGGAAGTCGTTCAGCTCGAAGCAAAACTTCATCCGCTCGATCGAGCAGAGCAAGGACCGCATCGGAATCATCCTCGAACCGCTGAACAACTGGGCCGGCGTCGCCGAAGCTCTCGGCGCCAAACGCATCACGGTCGGCGGAACGCTCGGGCTAAATCCCCTAGAAATTCGCGAAACCCCCGAACACGTCCAGCGGGCGATGGGTGAGGACGCGAGTCCCTTTAACGAAAAACTCGATGACGCGATGAGTTTCCTCACGAACTTCTTCGCACTGCGGGGGATTTCACTCGGGGATCGACGGACGACGCTCGAACTCGGGCTCAAGCGTGCCTACAAACGTCAGGGGATTACGGACGACATTGCCACGCACAGCAACCCGAGCCCGACCATCCGCGACATGCTGGATGTCTTCGAGGACATGATCGACGACCCTGAGGCGTTCATCGTCCGATCTGACGAGGAGACAGAGAAGATCACAGAGGATGCAACGTGGCTACTCGATCAGCTTCGCCCCTTCGAAGGGGGCGGTCGCCACGCCAATCTCGGTCAAGCGTCGGACTTCGACATCCACGACGAGAAGGTCATCTACCTCGATCTCGCCCAACAGGAGGGTAGCGTCGACAGCAGCACGGCGCTGACGATGCAGCTGCTCATCTCGCTGGTGTACGAGCGAGCGAAGATATCGGACACAGAGGTCGTGTTCTACATCGATGAGGCACGCTACATCATGCAGGATGCTGCGAGTCTGGCGTTTCTTGAAACCGTGTTCCGTCACCATCGGCATCACGATCTGTCTATCCGGCTGGTCACCCAAACCGTCGATGAGTTCTTCGAGCACGCCGAAAGCGAGGCCATCCTCGATCAGTGTGCCGTCAAGCAGTTCCATCGCCTCGACGGGATGGACGAGGCGTGGGCCGCCGAATTCGGGTTGAACTACGCACAGATGCGGTTCGTCCAGGATGCGGTGCCCGGCAACGAGGATGCCGGCTTCGCTGAGGCGCTCATCGGCGTCGACGGCGAGTGGCGCGGCATCCAGGTCACAGCGATGCCCAACGAGAAACGGGTCATCGACTTCGACCCAGCCACCCAAGAACTGGCGTCGCTTCCGGGCGCCGGCGACACCATCGAGAGCGAACGGGCAGCGTTCCACACCGCACCCACTCACCGAGCACCGAACAAGTGA